A region of Vigna radiata var. radiata cultivar VC1973A chromosome 6, Vradiata_ver6, whole genome shotgun sequence DNA encodes the following proteins:
- the LOC106764011 gene encoding uncharacterized protein LOC106764011 isoform X2, with protein MAPSLSFWEYTVIFFLRPLFAIVFVLFLISSGWFVAWKLVLVHVPLVQEVFGLKKKPVRVKPQIGRFSKIYSTLHAQNSPPTR; from the exons ATGGCTCCTTCGTTGTCATTTTGGGAATACACGGTGATCTTCTTTCTGCGCCCCCTTTTCGCCATTGTCTTCGTTCTCTTCTTAATATCTTCTG GTTGGTTTGTGGCATGGAAACTGGTGCTGGTTCACGTTCCTTTGGTGCAAGAGGTTTTCGGCCTCAAAAAGAAACCTGTTCGAGTGAAGCCCCAAATTGGTCGCTTCTCCAAAATTTACAGCACTCTTCATGCCCAAAACTCACCTCCCACAAG ATAA